The following coding sequences lie in one Komagataeibacter sucrofermentans DSM 15973 genomic window:
- the tsaD gene encoding tRNA (adenosine(37)-N6)-threonylcarbamoyltransferase complex transferase subunit TsaD, whose product MAIESSCDDTACAIVATDGRIVAETTLTQSGHVPFGGVVPEIAARAHLAALPALVRDTLAKANMQPHELGAIAASCGPGLIGGLIVGADMGKGMAIALDKPFIAVNHIEAHALTARLPGVAENGAPFPYLLLLVSGGHCQCIAVEGVGHYRRLGGTIDDAAGEAFDKVAKMLGLGWPGGPAVEALAREGDPRAVSLPRPLMGRPGCDFSFSGLKTAVTQKLPTAVRTALPRQEAADIAASFQQAVSDIVIDRLGHALEMMERPTTLVVAGGVAANGVLRASLRDFAARHDLPFAAPPLRLCTDNAVMVAWAAIETMRARREAGLPIPDDIALRPRPRWPLAEMAQRMTADPIEATP is encoded by the coding sequence ATGGCCATTGAATCTTCGTGCGATGACACCGCCTGCGCCATCGTGGCGACAGACGGCCGGATCGTGGCAGAAACGACATTAACGCAATCCGGCCATGTGCCATTTGGCGGGGTCGTGCCCGAAATTGCCGCCCGCGCCCACCTTGCCGCCCTGCCCGCGCTGGTGCGCGACACGCTGGCCAAGGCGAACATGCAGCCCCACGAACTCGGCGCCATAGCCGCAAGCTGCGGGCCGGGGCTGATTGGCGGGCTGATCGTGGGCGCCGACATGGGCAAGGGCATGGCCATAGCCCTTGATAAGCCTTTCATTGCCGTCAACCACATCGAGGCCCATGCCCTGACCGCCCGCCTGCCGGGTGTTGCTGAAAATGGCGCGCCGTTTCCCTACCTGCTCCTGCTCGTGTCAGGCGGGCACTGCCAGTGCATCGCGGTGGAAGGCGTGGGCCACTACCGCAGGCTGGGCGGCACGATTGATGACGCGGCGGGCGAGGCGTTTGACAAGGTGGCCAAGATGCTCGGCCTTGGCTGGCCGGGCGGCCCGGCGGTGGAAGCGCTGGCGCGTGAGGGCGACCCGCGCGCGGTCTCCCTGCCCCGCCCGCTGATGGGCCGGCCGGGCTGTGACTTTTCCTTCTCCGGCCTGAAAACCGCCGTGACGCAGAAGCTGCCCACGGCCGTGCGCACCGCCCTGCCCCGGCAGGAAGCCGCCGATATTGCCGCGAGCTTCCAGCAGGCGGTAAGCGACATCGTGATCGACCGCCTTGGCCATGCGCTGGAGATGATGGAGCGCCCGACCACGCTGGTGGTCGCTGGCGGCGTTGCGGCCAACGGCGTGCTGCGGGCCAGCCTGCGTGATTTTGCCGCCCGCCACGACCTGCCCTTTGCCGCCCCTCCGCTGCGGCTGTGCACCGATAACGCGGTGATGGTGGCGTGGGCCGCGATCGAGACCATGCGCGCGCGCCGTGAGGCGGGCCTGCCCATACCCGACGACATCGCCCTGCGCCCGCGCCCGCGCTGGCCGCTCGCGGAGATGGCGCAGCGCATGACGGCAGACCCGATCGAGGCTACGCCTTAA